CCCGGGCGCCTTCGCCGGCGTCGCAGCCTCGATAACAGCCCCCTCTGCGGAGTGTTTGGCGACGGGCCGGCGCCGTTGACACGACGGGGGCCGAAGGGCTACGGTCTCGAGCGGTCACCCAGGACCCATAGCTCGTCGTCATCTTTGCCGCTGAAGCCGTCGTACGGCCACTCGGTCGATATGTCAGCGGATTCGTGCGCGGGAGGAACCGATGTCGAGGGTAGCACTGATTGCGCTGGGCCTGAGCTTCGGGCTCGCGGCCTGCAACGACCCCAATAACCCCCAAACCTGGATCAAGCGATTGCGGGATCCGGAGTACGCCACGCAGGCGATCAAGGAGCTCCAGCGGATCGGAGACCCCGCCGCCGTGCCTCCGCTGTGCGAGCTCTACAAGGACTTCGAGAGCCCCACGATCCTCAAAGCGATCATCTCCTTCAAGGACAAGCGCGCCATCCCGACCCTCATCGCGGCCCTCGAGTTCACCGAGGACAAGTATCACAACGCGACGCTCGCCGCCGCGACGCTGGCGGAGATGAAGGCCACCGAGGCGGTCGAGCCGCTCACGAAGGTGCTGGACAAGGCGATCAGCATCCGGTCGCGCGCCAACCTCGCGAAGCTTGCGGCCATCGAGGCGCTGGCCCAGCTCGGCGACAAGCGCGCGGTGGGAGCGCTCATCAAGACCCTCGAGCGACGCCCCGAGCAGCAGGACTTCCTGCTCAACAAGAAGGCGGCGGAGGCCCTGGGCGAGCTCGGGGACCCCCAAGCGGTCCCGGTGCTCATCCGCGCGCTCTTCACCTCCAGCACGCTCCAGGGGACCTCGTTCCCCATGGCCCGCGTGGCGCTGGTGCGGATCGGACAGCCGGCGGTGAAGCCTCTCCTCGAGGCCATGCAAGGCAAGGACAGGGCTCTCGAGGGGATGGCCAAGGAGCTCAAGTTCGCCGACGGGGTCGTTCTCAACAAGACGGCGATCGTGCTCGGTGACCTGGGCGCCAAGGACGCCGTTCCTGCCTTGCTCGAGCAGCTCGGCAAGGCGAGCCCGACGGAAACGAAGGTGGCCGGCGTCATCGAGGGGCTGGGGAAGATCGGGGACGAGCGAGCCGTGGAGCCGCTCGTGAAGCTGCTGCTGAACGGCAAGGTCGACTACAAGATCCGTCAGCAGGCGGCGCAGGCTCTCACGGTGCTCGGCTCGAAGAAGGCCATCGCCCCGCTCCTGGAGGTCGCCGAGAAGGGGTACGTCGAGGGCGGCTACAGCAACCTGCGCGAGGCGTGCGCCATGGCCTACAGCCGCATCGTGGGCAAGGAGGCCGGGCAGGGCGTGGCCAAGATCAAGGCCATGATCGCCGACGACAAGATCAAGGGCGATCCTCGGGTGGTCGGCACCTTCAAGGAGGCCCTCGAGCGCGTGCAGGTGGCGCTCGAGTGTCAGGACGACGCGGCGTGCTACGGGAAGAAGGTGACCGACGAGAAGCTGTCGCTCGCGCAACGCGAAAAGGCGGGGATCATGATCGGGATCCTGCCCGACGGGCGCAAGGCGCTGGCGGACCTGGTCAAGGCCCTCCCGGTGCGCGAGCCCATCCTGCGGCTCTTCTTCCTGCAGTCGGCGATGCGCATCGGCAACGGCAAGGACACGCAGCTCATCGCCATGCTGGAGGAGCTGGCCGCGAAGGACAGCAAGCGTCCGGTGAAGTTTCTGGGGGCGGACCTCGCCACGCACGACAAGATGGCCGTGGCCTTGATCAAGAAGAAGTAGCCCGCCGCCGGTCGTCCCTCTCGCCGGGAGGCGGCTCCCGCCGCGCCCGGGCCCGTTCGGTCTCCTGGAGCAGCGCCGGGAGCGTGAACGTCCCAGCGATGAAGATCGCGCACAGCCCTATGATGGCCAGGAGGCCCAGCGATCGCAGCCCCGGGTGGCTGGCGAAGGCCATGTTGCCGAAGCCGAGCACGGTCGTCGCCGCGCAATAGAAGATCACGCGAAAGAGGCTGCGCTGGACGGCCCCCACGCCCCCCGCCCCGCGCTCGTGGTAGCGGTGGAGGTAGTGCACTCCGTAGTCCTCGCCGATGCCGAGGAGGGCGGGCAGGACGACGAAGTTGTAGATGTTGATGCGCATGCCCAGAAAATGCATGAGCCCGAAGGTCCAGAGGAAGCCCAGTAGCAGCGGAAGTCCGGCGAGGAGCGTGGTCCAGACGCTGCGGAAGTCGAACCAGCAGCTCCCAAGGACGACCAGCATCGAGAGCAGGATGGCCCACCACCCCTCCCGGAGGAGCAGGTCTACGACCTCGGTGAGGACGAGCTCTCCGCTCGCGACGTGGAAGGTCCCCGACGGAACGACCGCGGGCGTCGCGGGCTCGGCTCGGGGGAGCCATCCCGGTCGCGCGATCGCCAGGACGTCCCCCCCAAGGCCCCCGGGCACCGCGAGCCCTCGCTCCTCCGCCTCGTCGCGGAGAAGGACGGGGTCGAAGACGCGCTGCCCGCGCACGGCGAAGTCCCTGAGTCGCTTGGCGACGACGTCGGCGCACCGGCTGTCGGTGGGCGGGCAAGCGACCACCAGTCGCCGCTGCTCGGCGACGGCGCGCGCGCCGGGCGGAAGGATGCTCCCCACGTGGACCCACGGCGTGCCGGTGATGGTGCCGACCTGCTGCTTGAAGCGGCGTGCCTCGCGGGTGTCGCTAAGGTTCACGCCGTAGTAGACCATGGCGACCCAGGCGTCTCCGAAGCCGGGCCCGCGAAAGATCCGGCGGACGCCTTCGGGGAGCTCCGCCACGTCGAAGGGCTTGGCGCCCGTCCGCTGGCGCAGCGACTCCAGCTTCACCCGCCGCTTGGTCTTCTCGTCCACGAGGCGCCACCGCGAGTCCCTGA
The Deltaproteobacteria bacterium genome window above contains:
- a CDS encoding HEAT repeat domain-containing protein; this translates as MSRVALIALGLSFGLAACNDPNNPQTWIKRLRDPEYATQAIKELQRIGDPAAVPPLCELYKDFESPTILKAIISFKDKRAIPTLIAALEFTEDKYHNATLAAATLAEMKATEAVEPLTKVLDKAISIRSRANLAKLAAIEALAQLGDKRAVGALIKTLERRPEQQDFLLNKKAAEALGELGDPQAVPVLIRALFTSSTLQGTSFPMARVALVRIGQPAVKPLLEAMQGKDRALEGMAKELKFADGVVLNKTAIVLGDLGAKDAVPALLEQLGKASPTETKVAGVIEGLGKIGDERAVEPLVKLLLNGKVDYKIRQQAAQALTVLGSKKAIAPLLEVAEKGYVEGGYSNLREACAMAYSRIVGKEAGQGVAKIKAMIADDKIKGDPRVVGTFKEALERVQVALECQDDAACYGKKVTDEKLSLAQREKAGIMIGILPDGRKALADLVKALPVREPILRLFFLQSAMRIGNGKDTQLIAMLEELAAKDSKRPVKFLGADLATHDKMAVALIKKK